The Megalops cyprinoides isolate fMegCyp1 chromosome 10, fMegCyp1.pri, whole genome shotgun sequence genome window below encodes:
- the LOC118784670 gene encoding ras-related protein Rab-39B-like, giving the protein MDILWQYQFRIILLGDSTVGKSSLLKRFTDGVYSDVADPTVGVDFYARSLEIEPGVKIKLQLWDTAGQERFRSITTSYYRNSVGGLLVFDLTNRKSFEHVRDWHREVSEHVLPHRMVFILIGHKSDLGGDRKVSRDEAERLAAALGVRYMETSAKCNSNVDRAFELLTRDVYELMKAGEIAARDGWDGVKSGFNGKILLPTEEEAEQERKCQC; this is encoded by the exons ATGGATATTTTGTGGCAATACCAGTTCAGGATCATCTTGCTAGGGGACTCGACTGTGGGGAAATCGTCTCTGCTCAAACGCTTCACCGACGGTGTGTACAGCGATGTGGCGGACCCGACGGTTGGGGTGGACTTCTATGCCCGGTCTCTGGAAATAGAACCCGGGGTTAAAATCAAGCTGCAGCTTTGGGACACAGCCGGTCAGGAGAGGTTCAG GTCAATCACCACCTCCTACTACCGCAACTCCGTGGGCGGGCTGCTGGTGTTCGACCTGACCAACCGCAAGAGCTTCGAGCATGTGCGGGACTGGCACCGCGAGGTGAGTGAGCACGTGCTGCCCCACCGCATGGTCTTCATCCTGATTGGCCACAAGAGCGACCTGGGCGGGGACCGCAAGGTGTCGCGGGACGAAGCGGAGCGGCTGGCGGCGGCGCTGGGCGTGCGCTACATGGAGACCTCGGCCAAGTGCAACAGCAACGTGGACCGGGCCTTCGAGCTGCTGACGCGTGACGTCTACGAGCTGATGAAGGCGGGAGAGATCGCCGCCCGAGACGGCTGGGATGGCGTCAAGAGCGGCTTCAACGGGAAGATCCTCCTGCCCACCGAGGAAGAGGCCGAGCAGGAGAGGAAGTGCCAGTGCTGA